The Altererythrobacter sp. ZODW24 genome window below encodes:
- a CDS encoding serine hydrolase domain-containing protein has translation MSKWKSRTIKVLAVLSFLGGVLVLASIFEPTVDPELHEKLVSATPGEIEELIAGETEKLEVTALSVTIVDGDDAPQTHYFGRASEGGLMQAASLSKAVAAAVILLVAEQQGVGLDDDIRAQITSLDVASLESGNRPVTLRQLLSHTAGASQASYAGYARDSEVPSTTKVLRNPPRLFEFQLEFDGTPGEFRYSGGGYTLAQLWAEDVSGKRFAQVAEEQLFDPLGMTNSSFEQVIERRDVEPLSLIGADAGFDPTEGIFSSLRDSWHVYPEQAAAGLWTTSHDYARFAAALLDAASGKENAVPAAIASAMIGPQTETGYEPGSYYGLGLLLSMSKSGDLLDVSHSGANAGYRAYFIARPSAPDTPRRAIVVIANTPSAAYLNKAIGAALLER, from the coding sequence ATGTCGAAATGGAAAAGTAGGACGATTAAGGTTCTTGCTGTCTTGAGCTTCTTGGGCGGAGTGCTTGTTCTTGCTAGTATTTTCGAACCCACCGTCGATCCGGAATTGCACGAGAAGCTGGTCAGTGCGACGCCCGGAGAGATAGAAGAACTCATTGCGGGCGAGACCGAAAAGCTCGAAGTCACTGCGCTAAGCGTAACAATAGTTGATGGTGACGATGCCCCGCAAACGCACTATTTTGGTCGAGCGAGCGAAGGTGGCCTTATGCAGGCGGCCAGCCTTTCAAAGGCTGTCGCCGCGGCCGTCATTCTGCTCGTTGCGGAGCAGCAGGGCGTCGGCCTTGATGACGACATACGCGCGCAGATCACGTCTTTGGACGTTGCTTCGCTTGAAAGCGGCAATCGGCCCGTGACACTTCGTCAGTTGTTGTCGCACACTGCTGGTGCATCGCAAGCAAGCTATGCAGGGTATGCGCGGGACAGCGAAGTCCCAAGCACCACAAAGGTTCTACGCAACCCTCCCCGCCTATTTGAATTCCAGTTGGAATTTGACGGAACACCTGGCGAATTCCGTTATTCGGGTGGAGGGTACACCCTGGCACAATTGTGGGCTGAGGACGTCTCCGGCAAGCGCTTCGCTCAAGTTGCCGAGGAGCAGCTGTTTGATCCCCTCGGGATGACCAATAGTAGCTTCGAACAGGTCATAGAGCGCCGAGATGTCGAGCCACTCAGCCTTATCGGTGCAGATGCGGGATTTGATCCCACGGAAGGCATTTTCAGTTCACTTAGAGATAGCTGGCACGTTTACCCAGAACAGGCCGCCGCCGGCTTGTGGACGACTTCGCATGACTACGCCCGCTTTGCCGCCGCACTGCTAGATGCCGCCTCGGGCAAAGAAAATGCGGTACCAGCCGCGATTGCTTCCGCCATGATAGGCCCGCAAACTGAGACCGGCTATGAACCTGGCTCGTATTATGGCTTGGGCCTTTTGCTTTCGATGAGCAAGTCAGGCGACCTTCTCGATGTTTCGCACAGCGGCGCGAATGCGGGCTATCGCGCCTATTTCATTGCGCGCCCAAGTGCACCTGACACCCCGCGACGTGCAATCGTTGTCATCGCAAACACGCCCAGTGCAGCCTATCTGAACAAGGCGATCGGGGCGGCCTTGCTCGAACGCTGA
- a CDS encoding nitronate monooxygenase family protein, translating to MSLPAPFDNLRLPIIGSPLFIVSGPELVIAQCKAGIIGSFPALNARPSGVLDEWLNRITEELAAHDRDHPERPSAPFAVNQIVHRSNNRLEEDMEVCAKWKVPMVITSLGAREEIFKAVSDWGGITLHDVINDKFARKAIDKGATGLIPVAAGAGGHAGTLSPFALMQEIRTWFDGLVALSGSISHGRSVLAAQAMGADFGYIGSPWIATKEANADQAYKDSIVDSQASDIVYSNLFTGVHGNYLRSSIESAGLDPENLPESDPSKMNFGSGGNSEAKAWKDIWGSGQGIGMVDAVDSVADRVDRLEREYLAAKEELAAKM from the coding sequence ATGTCCCTGCCCGCACCATTCGACAATTTGCGCCTGCCTATCATCGGTTCACCGTTGTTTATCGTCAGCGGTCCGGAACTTGTAATCGCGCAGTGCAAGGCGGGGATTATCGGCAGTTTTCCTGCGCTTAATGCGCGTCCCTCAGGGGTTCTCGACGAATGGCTCAACCGAATTACGGAAGAGCTGGCGGCGCATGATCGCGATCACCCCGAGCGCCCGTCTGCGCCATTTGCAGTCAACCAGATAGTCCACCGCAGCAACAACCGGCTCGAAGAAGACATGGAAGTCTGCGCGAAGTGGAAGGTGCCGATGGTCATCACCTCCCTCGGCGCACGCGAGGAGATCTTCAAAGCAGTGAGTGATTGGGGCGGCATCACCTTGCACGACGTGATCAATGACAAGTTCGCGCGCAAAGCGATCGACAAAGGCGCAACGGGCCTGATCCCGGTTGCTGCCGGTGCTGGCGGCCATGCAGGCACGCTTTCCCCGTTCGCGCTGATGCAGGAAATTCGGACCTGGTTCGACGGCTTGGTCGCTCTGTCCGGTTCAATTTCGCATGGCCGTTCAGTCCTCGCCGCTCAGGCGATGGGCGCTGACTTCGGCTATATCGGCTCGCCATGGATCGCGACCAAGGAAGCCAACGCTGACCAAGCCTATAAGGACAGCATCGTCGATAGTCAGGCGAGCGACATCGTCTATTCCAATCTCTTCACCGGCGTGCACGGCAACTATTTGCGTTCATCGATTGAAAGCGCAGGCCTTGATCCAGAAAACTTGCCTGAAAGCGATCCGAGCAAGATGAACTTCGGTTCTGGTGGCAATAGCGAAGCGAAGGCATGGAAGGACATTTGGGGCTCAGGCCAAGGTATCGGCATGGTCGACGCTGTCGATAGCGTGGCTGACCGCGTTGACCGCCTTGAACGGGAGTATCTCGCAGCGAAGGAAGAGCTCGCCGCCAAAATGTGA
- a CDS encoding amidohydrolase family protein — MTEDILEPELPIIDPHHHLWDLRPMIPAFPEPRHDFIETIVGTPYYGFDALQADTRGGLEGGHNIIGTVFMECGAFYDASADEAFKPVGEVEYVNGVAAQGASGLYGNYRPCAGIVGHADLMLGDGAKPVLEELEAAGNGRFKGIRHSAAWDADPATLGPPFSAPQGLYLDATFREGFKHLGAMGLTFDAWLLEPQLGDVIDLAKAFPDQSIMLDHCGGPLNIAGYHGKLAENFDRWRGSIRTLSECPNVSIKLGGLAMAFAGMPDKGPAAGTGSEVLAAMWRPYIETCIEAFGTERAMYESNYPVDRWGATYDVLWNAFKRLSVGASDDEKAALFAGNAARFYGIEDVLD; from the coding sequence ATGACCGAAGATATCCTAGAGCCCGAACTGCCGATCATCGATCCGCACCACCATCTCTGGGATCTGCGCCCGATGATCCCGGCGTTCCCTGAACCCAGACACGATTTTATCGAGACGATCGTGGGAACACCCTATTACGGGTTCGACGCACTTCAGGCGGATACTCGCGGCGGGCTGGAGGGCGGCCACAACATCATCGGAACGGTGTTCATGGAATGCGGTGCTTTCTACGATGCCTCTGCGGACGAAGCGTTCAAACCAGTTGGCGAAGTGGAATATGTAAACGGTGTTGCGGCGCAGGGTGCAAGCGGACTGTACGGCAACTACCGCCCATGCGCAGGGATCGTTGGACATGCTGATCTGATGCTGGGTGACGGCGCAAAACCTGTGCTTGAGGAACTTGAGGCAGCCGGAAACGGACGCTTCAAAGGCATACGGCATTCCGCCGCTTGGGACGCTGATCCCGCTACGCTTGGCCCTCCCTTCAGTGCGCCACAGGGCCTCTATTTGGATGCCACTTTCCGCGAGGGATTTAAGCATCTGGGCGCAATGGGGCTGACGTTCGACGCGTGGCTACTTGAACCACAATTAGGCGACGTGATCGATCTGGCGAAGGCGTTCCCGGATCAGTCAATCATGCTCGACCATTGCGGCGGCCCGCTGAACATCGCCGGTTATCATGGCAAACTGGCCGAGAATTTTGACCGTTGGCGCGGGTCTATCCGCACGCTTTCCGAATGTCCGAATGTGAGCATAAAGCTGGGGGGCCTCGCCATGGCGTTCGCCGGAATGCCGGACAAAGGCCCCGCAGCCGGGACCGGCTCCGAAGTGCTGGCTGCCATGTGGCGCCCGTATATCGAAACCTGCATCGAAGCGTTTGGCACGGAACGCGCTATGTACGAAAGCAACTATCCGGTGGACCGCTGGGGCGCGACTTATGATGTGCTTTGGAACGCCTTCAAACGGCTGTCCGTCGGCGCTTCAGATGATGAGAAGGCGGCGCTATTCGCAGGCAATGCAGCGCGCTTTTATGGGATTGAAGACGTGCTGGACTAA
- a CDS encoding AHH domain-containing protein, with amino-acid sequence MQKHHLVPRQILANRSFGPLFAHIGQGTVGYDDFRRNGVLLPARENAVRRTGLPLHRGPHRVYSEMVAERMGQIEGGWAELRGRAPEVAVEQAIMRLGLLQRALRKRLVTSGGKRLILNRKDPLGTGFDFSTLDAMAELL; translated from the coding sequence ATGCAAAAGCATCATCTGGTTCCAAGGCAAATACTGGCTAACCGCAGTTTCGGACCGCTGTTCGCTCACATCGGTCAAGGAACTGTCGGCTACGATGATTTCCGTAGGAATGGCGTGCTCCTGCCAGCGCGTGAGAATGCAGTGCGCCGGACCGGATTGCCGCTGCATCGCGGTCCGCACCGCGTTTACAGCGAGATGGTTGCCGAGCGCATGGGGCAGATTGAGGGCGGATGGGCAGAGCTTCGTGGGCGTGCCCCTGAAGTGGCGGTTGAGCAGGCGATCATGCGGCTTGGCTTGCTCCAGAGAGCGCTCAGAAAACGGCTTGTGACAAGCGGGGGCAAACGCCTGATACTGAACCGCAAGGATCCGCTAGGAACTGGGTTCGACTTCTCGACACTGGATGCGATGGCGGAGCTATTGTGA
- the recJ gene encoding single-stranded-DNA-specific exonuclease RecJ, with product MASHSTTTVLGVERSISGKGWRWRGGNMAMEGDAASAQDDIEAQLLLSRGVPREDLDRHRNPSLRSFLPDPSEFRDMEAAAERIAQAILGQETVTIYGDYDVDGATSAALLVRLLRTLGLEAGYYIPDRLLEGYGPSGEALVKLGEQGSSLVVTVDCGAMAHDALGQAHAAGVDVIVVDHHKCSPELPRAAALVNPNRLDENDIAAAHGHLAAVGVAFLLAIALVRTLRTQGFFENRDEPDLFSLLDLVALGTVADVAALHGLNRAMVAQGLKVLARRENIGLAALIDASRLNRAPVCSDLGFALGPRINAGGRVGESTLGVRLLTTSDPDEARDISAQLSALNEERRAIEAEVQREAEEMLGAQHNRAVSVLAGRGWHPGVIGIVAGRIKEKTGKPAIVIALDAETGQGKGSGRSISGVDLGASIIAAREADLLVAGGGHAMAAGMTVDGDKLEEFADWVNERLEGPVARASAEQVIQLDLSISPRGLAPELVDRLESAGPYGIGWPGPRVAVGPVRLVKADIVGTDHVRLIAAGDDGASFKAIAFRAAESDLGQALLHGSRGRKLWLAGRAKIDDWGNRPAAELHLEDAAWADLPK from the coding sequence ATGGCATCCCATTCAACCACCACAGTCCTCGGCGTCGAACGCTCGATTAGCGGCAAAGGATGGCGCTGGCGCGGCGGCAACATGGCCATGGAAGGCGATGCCGCGAGCGCCCAGGACGACATTGAGGCACAGCTGCTGCTGTCGAGAGGCGTGCCGCGCGAGGATCTCGACAGGCACCGCAATCCGTCACTGCGATCATTCCTCCCCGACCCTTCAGAATTTCGCGATATGGAGGCTGCAGCAGAGCGGATTGCGCAAGCCATCCTAGGACAAGAAACAGTCACAATTTATGGGGATTATGACGTCGACGGCGCGACAAGCGCTGCGCTGCTTGTTCGCCTGCTCCGCACTTTGGGATTAGAGGCGGGCTATTACATTCCCGACAGGTTGCTCGAGGGTTACGGCCCGTCTGGCGAAGCACTGGTTAAGCTAGGCGAGCAAGGCTCAAGCCTAGTCGTTACTGTCGATTGCGGCGCCATGGCGCATGACGCGCTGGGCCAGGCCCATGCAGCTGGTGTCGATGTGATCGTCGTCGACCACCACAAATGCTCACCGGAATTGCCCCGCGCTGCTGCTTTGGTGAACCCCAACCGGCTCGACGAAAATGACATCGCGGCAGCGCATGGACATTTGGCCGCTGTAGGAGTTGCATTCCTGCTGGCTATTGCGCTTGTGCGCACGCTCAGGACGCAGGGCTTCTTCGAGAACCGCGACGAGCCAGACCTGTTTTCCCTGCTAGACCTCGTTGCGCTCGGTACGGTTGCCGACGTTGCGGCGCTCCACGGTTTGAACCGCGCTATGGTGGCTCAGGGGCTCAAGGTACTTGCACGCCGCGAGAACATCGGACTGGCGGCGTTGATCGATGCGAGCCGGCTCAACCGAGCACCTGTGTGCAGCGATCTTGGTTTTGCACTTGGCCCGCGCATCAATGCAGGCGGCCGCGTCGGCGAATCGACATTGGGCGTCCGGCTCCTCACCACCAGCGATCCTGACGAGGCACGCGATATTTCCGCGCAGCTCTCGGCCCTCAACGAAGAACGCCGCGCGATTGAGGCTGAGGTCCAGCGCGAAGCCGAAGAAATGCTCGGTGCGCAACACAATCGCGCGGTTTCTGTCCTGGCTGGCCGGGGCTGGCACCCCGGGGTGATCGGCATCGTCGCCGGCCGGATCAAGGAAAAGACCGGCAAGCCGGCAATCGTCATCGCTCTCGATGCCGAAACGGGTCAAGGCAAGGGATCGGGCCGCTCGATCTCCGGAGTGGACCTTGGCGCATCGATCATTGCTGCACGGGAAGCTGACTTGCTTGTCGCAGGCGGAGGACACGCCATGGCAGCGGGTATGACCGTAGATGGCGACAAGCTCGAAGAATTTGCGGATTGGGTGAACGAGCGGCTTGAAGGTCCAGTTGCCCGCGCCTCTGCCGAACAGGTAATACAGCTTGATCTGTCGATCTCGCCGCGCGGCCTTGCACCCGAGCTCGTCGACCGACTCGAAAGCGCTGGCCCATACGGTATCGGGTGGCCAGGACCGCGCGTCGCCGTTGGCCCTGTCAGGCTGGTGAAGGCCGATATCGTGGGGACAGACCATGTCAGGCTGATCGCTGCAGGCGATGACGGCGCTTCTTTCAAGGCGATAGCCTTCAGAGCTGCGGAGAGCGATTTGGGGCAAGCTCTGCTTCACGGATCACGCGGGCGCAAGCTATGGCTCGCTGGCCGCGCGAAGATCGATGATTGGGGCAACCGCCCGGCAGCGGAATTGCACCTCGAAGATGCTGCTTGGGCGGACCTGCCCAAATAA
- a CDS encoding flavodoxin family protein, with protein sequence MSAENKPHLLIIWHSRTGASEAMARAAADGGGEGARIMRADEVHAEDLLGASAYLFICPENLASMSVLMKEMFDRNYYPALGRIEGRPYATAIAAGSDGEGAQRQIDRIAKGWRLRRVADPIIVNCSAQTPAEILAVKKLHEDRLIACRDLGQSLVEGIALGVF encoded by the coding sequence ATGAGCGCAGAGAACAAACCGCATTTGCTGATAATCTGGCACAGCCGCACGGGTGCGAGCGAAGCCATGGCACGCGCCGCCGCTGATGGAGGCGGTGAAGGCGCGCGCATCATGCGAGCGGACGAGGTCCATGCTGAGGATTTGCTTGGTGCCAGCGCCTATCTGTTTATCTGCCCGGAAAACCTCGCCAGCATGAGCGTGTTGATGAAGGAAATGTTCGACCGGAATTACTATCCGGCGCTGGGCCGGATTGAAGGACGGCCTTATGCGACTGCCATTGCAGCAGGATCAGATGGTGAGGGCGCGCAGCGCCAGATTGACCGGATAGCGAAAGGTTGGCGTTTGCGGCGTGTTGCCGACCCGATTATCGTGAATTGTTCGGCCCAAACACCGGCAGAGATATTGGCTGTCAAGAAACTGCATGAGGATCGCTTGATCGCTTGCCGTGATCTTGGGCAATCGCTTGTGGAGGGAATTGCTCTGGGGGTTTTCTGA